The Pelobates fuscus isolate aPelFus1 chromosome 2, aPelFus1.pri, whole genome shotgun sequence genome has a segment encoding these proteins:
- the LOC134586704 gene encoding E3 ubiquitin-protein ligase RNF152, protein MDHASSNLGSEIIPSYEEYECKICYNYFDLDRRAPKLLECLHTFCQECLNTLHRREDRPWRLSCPICRHRTIVPDSRVDALPVNTKVAEAFPLYVRPDDPFPQDILPPITYQQRGLQYHHNPVGGVLVHGSAELHYTLHPGQEVASSTTTGTRGQGSFSGLSQPHSVAAPSPRRGYDRCQSCKRAVLTAGCVCVVFSFLAMVVLLFAGLVFVNRHSGAPAPSPAGPICLSVASVLALFSVVVTWIICWLKYRPEPGEGSRGSTGRRDT, encoded by the coding sequence ATGGATCATGCCAGCAGCAACTTGGGATCTGAAATCATTCCATCCTATGAGGAGTACGAGTGCAAGATATGTTACAATTATTTTGACCTGGACAGGAGGGCCCCAAAACTGCTGGAGTGTCTGCACACTTTCTGCCAGGAGTGCCTAAATACCCTACACCGCAGGGAGGATCGCCCATGGCGCCTCTCCTGCCCAATATGCCGACACCGTACCATAGTACCAGACTCCCGGGTGGATGCACTACCTGTAAACACAAAGGTGGCTGAGGCCTTTCCATTATATGTGAGACCTGATGACCCATTTCCCCAGGATATTCTTCCTCCCATCACCTATCAACAGCGTGGGCTCCAGTATCACCACAACCCGGTGGGTGGAGTACTGGTTCATGGCTCCGCAGAGCTGCATTACACTCTGCATCCCGGACAAGAGGTAGCATCATCCACCACAACGGGCACTAGAGGACAAGGATCATTTTCAGGCCTAAGTCAACCGCATTCTGTGGCTGCCCCATCTCCCAGAAGAGGTTACGATAGATGCCAGAGTTGTAAGAGAGCAGTGCTGACTgcaggatgtgtgtgtgttgttttttcatttttggcAATGGTGGTTTTGTTGTTTGCTGGTCTTGTGTTTGTAAATCGTCACAGCGGAGCCCCTGCACCTTCCCCAGCAGGGCCTATTTGCCTTTCGGTGGCCAGTGTACTGGCTCTCTTCTCAGTGGTGGTTACTTGGATTATCTGTTGGCTGAAATACAGACCCGAGCCTGGGGAGGGAAGTAGGGGGTCAACAGGGAGGAGAGATACTTGA